aaataaataaacctacATTTTTATGCATACGTATTTACTTCCAAGTTAAAAGTTTTAGCATATAggttttaaattgtatatacattctattttattatgggttatattttattatggattatttttagttatattttcattaaggttatttataaatgtatacAGGATCATTAGTTTTTTGGTTCATCCTGAGATAAATTCTATTCTTTCAAAAAGGGAAAGATGTGGTGCAATATGAAAAATGcttacctttaaattatttatataactataaatttatttgaaccTATTAGGAACCCCATTATTGTTACCTACTTAATTATTGCAAACGTTGCTGTATGATTTGGTTGATTTGAACGTAATAAAAGTCAGTCGTATAGTAACAAGCAACTTGATTATTTCCAACCCCTTCGGAAATACGAGAGTAAATTTTACAGTAGAAAAAAGGGTCTCAAGTTCGAACAGTATCCTAAATCTCCACCTTTTAATAAGGCTAGAACAACTGCATCTCATTGAAAAAGGCCAGGTCACAAAGTTCTAAATGTGTGGGGTTCACAGATTCTTAAAATCTTGTTTCTGGTAGTATCTATGCATCACTGtatagaaaattgttaaaaatgttgtatttGACGAAGAGAGTCTTTATTCCACTTGACAAATGTAAGTTTGGTATATGAGAAACAATAAACACTTCATACTCATCGtaatactataatttaattGCCAATTCGGTGATTGTAAGTAACGGTGCACGTGggaatattttgtatttttgtcaaatgtatttatttcagCATTTATTAATAACCAGTAACCATATTTTAGATGAACAAAGCAATAGGCGCTTGGGTCGAATCATGTTATTTTCCATTGGAAAAAATGAACTGAAACTACATCACTCTTTGGATACTGCTGCAGTCTTAGATCAAAAGTGGTGTCCCAATTTAATAAATGGACTCCCTATATTGGGAGTCGTGAACGCCGAAAGATCTATAGAAATTTATAAGTTTGAAAACAAACATTTACATCTTTATGCTAGATACAGTTTTGCAGATAATGGAAGTGAGACTTTAATTCTATCGTTGGACTGGTCTAGTGGCAAATATGAATGTCAAGAACCCCAACTAGTTTGTAGTGATTCTAAGGGCAATGTACATTTGCTGACCCTTACTTTAAGTGGTGAGTTAAATTTAGTACGATCATTTCATAGCCATGAATATGAGGCCTGGATAGTAGGATTTTATTATTGGGATATAAATGTTATCTTTAGCGGCGGAGAtgattctttattattaaaacatgacATGAGGTGTGAAACTCCAGATGTCAAAATTCGGCATCATCAAGCAGGCGTCACATCTTTCCATTCTAATAAATCCAAGGAGTTTGTTGTAGCATCCGGAAGGTGAGTAAAAACCTATTtcatgtgttttaattttaaacaggcattttataagtgatttttttttaaatctatctGATGTACATGTTTCATACCAAATAGTAGGCCAGTGTTATCATTACCTGGGCTTTATGAAGTCATAGCTTTTTCCGATTTCAGTATTATCAACATACACTCAATCTGTAGTAACAGGAATAATAGTAAATTGACTGCTATAGATCAAAACATTCATCACTCTGAGCGAACAGAAACTCTTCAGATTACTTAGTTTTGCAGATCTTAAAAAGCCGAACGCTAGCTTTTTAGATAAATTGAATGGAATTAGAAACCCTAgaagattaaacaaaaaagtccttttttgtttaatcttcTCCTGGACAAAGTCTTAAAGAAAGTAATAGTCCTTAACCTCGGAAACAGGCTGGCAAGAGAATAGCTAGGGTGTGTTACGCCGATAATGTAGTTCTTACAAATAAACCTCTTTATCAACAAAACCAAATTTATGACAATCGCGAAAGTGGTGGAGGACAAACCCTTAGAATAGGTAATGCAATTCAGATATCAGAATAAGACTTGAGGAGCCAGATTAATAAAGCATCGGCACTATTAGAAGGCATACGAGATATAGTTTGGTCAAATCCGTAAATGCTCAAAGACAGTAAAATTAGAATCTACATACAAGACTTGTATCAGACCGATCATAGCGTAGGGTATAGAAGTCCGTGAAGACAACAACAAGACGAAACATATGCTGAGGACAGAACAAAACATAGAAACACAAGCAGAAACAGTAAGAAACACATCAGAGGGCAGTGCGAAATATAAGATATTGTAAGATGATGAAGATAACGTAAGAGGCAGTGCTACAACCATGTGAGACTGATGGACGAGAACAGATTTTCGAAAATAGTACCAGAAGAAGAAGCTTTTGTTAagacctttgttttgttttgtagtTACCACCCTATACAACATTGATCGTGCGGGGAATAACCCACTTTTCTATTTATTGAGTCTGCCCGAAAACGAACTGAATCAAAAAATCAGTAACCTCCTCAATAAGCTTTAACGTCTTAAATAGTAATCCAGCGATAAAATTGCTCCTAGGTGCAAACTCGTAGACTGGGGGATTCCTTTGTTACACTGATTTCTTCCGGACTAGCTGTTATTGCTCTTGCCGGTCTTCTCAGTTGCAACTGCGTGCTATGCTACTTTGATCTCCTATACTACTTTTCTCGGTAGCATCTGGGTGCTGAGGTTgaattaaaggatttttaacttatttcagTATAGGAAAGAGTAATTAGGCTTCGGAAAAAGGTTGCCAGTTATCTTTGGGTGGAGCCAGAGCCCGAGCCCCACTCCTCTCAGAGAAAACAAAGCCTGAGATATTAAAAGAACTGTTTTAGTCATATTTGAGTTCAGCGGCTAATATCACATTAAACACGGGGGGATTCGGCCAAATGCCTGAATATTGTCAGTTGGAACGCGCAGCCGCTTTACCCAAATCGCATCGAACTTTGTTCGATTCGAACGAGTTCTTAAACAATAACAACATTGACATAGCGGATGATTCAAGAAACCTTCTTAAGACCGCACACTAAACTCAAAACTTCTACAGAACTACAAAGTTTATAGAAACGACAGGCCAAAAGTAGTGGGCGGAGGCATGACAATATTAATCAAAAGAAACATTACCCACCAAGAAGTACCGCAACGTAATACAGACCCGGCAATAGAAAACGCAGCAATTAAAGCTTTCTTAGGAAACAAAGAGGTTCTCATCATCTCAGTATATAAGCCACCATCTCAATACTAAACAACAGAAACATTAGACACTTTTTTTAGAGAAGACACCCCTACCATAGCGGCGGGGGATTGGAATGCAAAAATAGAAGCTGGGGATGCAGAGCAGAGACAGCAGCCGGGCGCACACCATACCACTCCTGATATTCTAGATATAGCTGTCACAAAAAACTTAAGCCATAACATTGCGGTTGAAAATATGGACTCCCTTAGTTCCTCTGATCATACCCCAATCCTAATCACTGTAGCTCAAATTTCTATGCAAGATCCCTATCCTGATAAAAATTAACACCAACTCCAAGCTCTATTGAGGAAATAGATTTCTCAATAAAACAGTTAACAAATGCTATTAATGAATCGTTTAATTTCGCAACCACTAAAATCCCAATCCCAAACACTCGCTCCATAGTCTCCCAATGAGAATTAAAAGGTTAATAAGGATAAGAAACATACTAAATAAAGGTTAGACACGTACAGACTAGACTGCAAAAAGACCCAAAGGCAAAAAGATTTGCGAATAATCTTacgaaaagaataaaaaacgaaGTCTTGGACTTTAGAAATGAAAGATGGggaaattttttagaagaacttAACGATGGCGATGAAGACAAATCAGAATTctgaatggtttcaaaaatactgaGAGGGAGAACAAAACCAGAGTTCCCGCCCATAAAAAACCAAGACGGTCTTCTGGTATACTCGGACTGGGATAAGGCGGAAGCTTTTAACAGATAATTAACAGAACGATTTACCAGTTAATCCCGAATTACGTGAAGAAATAGATCTATCAAACGTACAAATCGAAAACCTACCACTAAACGCATTACCAAACTACAAATGTATAAGCCTATAAGAAATAAGAGACGTAATTAAAGATCAAATGAATAGGAAAGCACCAGGCCATGatgaaataaacaataaaatgcTGAAAACACCACCTGACAATACACTCACTTTgacataaaaacaatttataacaAATCTATTAGCCTGTGCTATTTTCCGGTCGAATGGAAAAAAGCAATTGTGGTAGTAATACCTAAACAGGgtaaaaacataagaaaaccAGAAAGTTACAGACCCATTAGTCTGCTGCCATCGGATATAACAGAGTCTGGTGGATTCTTTTAATGCGAATGGATCTACCGCCATGATCACACTCGACATCGAAAAGGCCTTCGATAGTGTGTGGCATGACGGTTTGATCTATAAGTTGCAGAAATTTGGGGTGACCGCAAGGTTCactaaattattgaaaaatttcctgaaagacagggaatttactgttaaaataaatggaaCTACCACCTCCTATGACAGGATGAGAGCGGGAGTTTGCCAAGGCTCCCCGCTCGcacctattttatttaacatataccAAGCTGACATTCCAAAGAACACACACTATTCGCGAATTGCATTATTCGCGGACGACACTTGTCTTTGCAAGCTATAA
The genomic region above belongs to Anthonomus grandis grandis chromosome 6, icAntGran1.3, whole genome shotgun sequence and contains:
- the LOC126737396 gene encoding diphthine methyltransferase isoform X2 yields the protein MEQLPESINFKTLFSYDTVYSADSVEWCPHQPYKNFFVCGTYQLTEKQDEQSNRRLGRIMLFSIGKNELKLHHSLDTAAVLDQKWCPNLINGLPILGVVNAERSIEIYKFENKHLHLYARYSFADNGSETLILSLDWSSGKYECQEPQLVCSDSKGNVHLLTLTLSGELNLVRSFHSHEYEAWIVGFYYWDINVIFSGGDDSLLLKHDMRCETPDVKIRHHQAGVTSFHSNKSKEFVVASGSYDEHVHIWDIRNLKKAMSTIKMPGPLWRLKWDPFCQRFLLAACSYYEHKNISYGADWCFLDSTEVKEIDSSANVIIGSCSFYDHLLCVSKTKCEF
- the LOC126737396 gene encoding diphthine methyltransferase isoform X1, which encodes MEQLPESINFKTLFSYDTVYSADSVEWCPHQPYKNFFVCGTYQLTEKQDEQSNRRLGRIMLFSIGKNELKLHHSLDTAAVLDQKWCPNLINGLPILGVVNAERSIEIYKFENKHLHLYARYSFADNGSETLILSLDWSSGKYECQEPQLVCSDSKGNVHLLTLTLSGELNLVRSFHSHEYEAWIVGFYYWDINVIFSGGDDSLLLKHDMRCETPDVKIRHHQAGVTSFHSNKSKEFVVASGSYDEHVHIWDIRNLKKAMSTIKMPGPLWRLKWDPFCQRFLLAACMLGGVHYVDVNSNGKFVGSYYEHKNISYGADWCFLDSTEVKEIDSSANVIIGSCSFYDHLLCVSKTKCEF